The proteins below are encoded in one region of Armatimonadota bacterium:
- a CDS encoding diacylglycerol kinase: MNRGLADAFRAAGDGLAHALRTQRNLRLQLGIGAAVAAMAWWLEADATQVALLLLAIALVVTSELLNTSIEVLTDATAPRASASDASQAPGKVVKDVAAGAVVVAAGAAAAVGVVVLGPGVLSRIGVTDTAWLRGLVLAAAVVAGLVGAAWRRAATVEHRPRTHDKIKDVLRSAVVRRKRIGGRLK, translated from the coding sequence GTGAACCGCGGCCTGGCCGATGCGTTCCGTGCGGCCGGGGATGGGCTGGCCCACGCGCTGAGGACGCAACGCAACTTGCGGCTGCAACTTGGCATCGGGGCGGCGGTGGCGGCGATGGCGTGGTGGTTGGAGGCGGATGCGACCCAGGTTGCGCTGCTGCTGTTGGCGATCGCGCTGGTGGTCACCAGCGAGCTGCTCAACACGAGCATCGAGGTCCTGACCGATGCGACCGCCCCGAGGGCGAGTGCATCGGACGCCTCCCAGGCGCCCGGGAAGGTCGTCAAGGACGTCGCTGCGGGCGCGGTCGTAGTGGCGGCCGGCGCGGCGGCCGCGGTCGGCGTCGTTGTGCTCGGGCCTGGTGTGCTGTCGCGTATCGGGGTCACGGACACCGCATGGCTGAGGGGCCTCGTCCTGGCCGCGGCCGTGGTCGCCGGGCTGGTCGGAGCCGCGTGGCGTAGAGCCGCGACCGTTGAGCATCGGCCGCGCACACATGATAAAATCAAGGATGTCCTGCGCTCGGCTGTTGTGAGGAGGAAGCGAATCGGTGGACGACTCAAGTAG
- the argH gene encoding argininosuccinate lyase: protein MGSDPPPKMWGGRFAGRLDSAIDRFTRSLPFDRRLARWDLIGSLAHARMLAETGTIPRADAEAILRGLSEMLRDLESGVLAAEGPDEDVHSWIERVLHERIGPAAGRLHTARSRNDQTATALRLYVRDALERVIAQACELIDVWVRQAVAHTETWMPGYTHLQRAQPVSLAHHLLAHAWSLASDVGRLRAVHAAAGTSPLGAGALAGTPHPIEPHRTAQLLGLPAVFANSMHAVADRDYVAEAIFACALLMVHLSRWAEEVVLWSTPEFGFVALDDTVAKGSSLMPQKKNPEAAELIRGKAGRVIGDLASLLAMLKGLALAYNSDLQEDKELLFDALDTASGALAAATVTARGVVYRTDRMRDALRGGFLTATDLADYLVRKGVAFRTAHERVGALVREAESRGCELWELPLPVMQGIAAEIEADVHDVLSPEGSVRARLAHGGPAPQRVAEQVVQLRGELAAARAWLSACTPPPIYRLHEEGRLLGQT, encoded by the coding sequence GTGGGTTCGGATCCGCCGCCGAAGATGTGGGGCGGGCGCTTTGCAGGCCGCCTCGATTCCGCGATCGACCGGTTCACGCGGTCGTTGCCCTTCGACCGCCGCCTGGCCCGATGGGATCTGATCGGGAGCCTGGCGCACGCGCGCATGCTCGCGGAGACAGGCACGATTCCCCGTGCGGACGCGGAGGCGATCCTGCGCGGCCTGTCGGAGATGCTCCGAGACCTGGAGTCCGGCGTGCTGGCCGCAGAAGGCCCCGACGAGGACGTACACTCGTGGATCGAGCGCGTCCTGCACGAGCGCATCGGCCCGGCAGCCGGAAGGCTGCACACCGCGCGCAGCCGCAACGACCAGACCGCGACCGCGCTGCGCCTGTACGTGCGCGACGCGCTCGAACGGGTCATCGCCCAGGCCTGCGAACTCATCGACGTCTGGGTGCGGCAGGCGGTTGCGCACACCGAGACCTGGATGCCGGGCTACACGCACCTGCAGCGGGCACAGCCGGTCAGTCTGGCCCACCACCTGCTGGCCCACGCGTGGTCGCTCGCATCCGACGTTGGGCGCCTGCGGGCGGTCCACGCCGCCGCGGGGACCTCGCCGCTGGGCGCGGGTGCGCTGGCGGGGACGCCGCACCCGATCGAGCCCCATCGGACGGCCCAGCTCCTCGGCCTTCCGGCGGTCTTCGCCAACAGCATGCACGCGGTCGCGGATCGCGACTACGTGGCTGAAGCCATCTTCGCCTGCGCGTTGCTGATGGTGCACCTGTCGCGGTGGGCGGAGGAGGTCGTCCTGTGGAGCACACCCGAGTTTGGTTTCGTGGCGCTGGACGACACGGTCGCCAAGGGCAGCAGCCTCATGCCTCAGAAGAAGAATCCCGAGGCGGCGGAACTGATCCGAGGGAAGGCCGGCCGCGTGATCGGCGATCTGGCTTCGCTGCTGGCGATGCTGAAGGGGCTGGCGCTCGCGTACAACAGCGATCTGCAAGAAGACAAAGAATTGCTGTTCGACGCGCTTGACACGGCGTCGGGCGCTCTGGCGGCCGCGACGGTCACCGCGCGCGGGGTCGTCTACCGCACGGACCGCATGCGCGATGCGCTGCGCGGGGGCTTCCTGACCGCCACTGACCTCGCCGACTACCTGGTGCGCAAGGGCGTTGCGTTCCGGACCGCGCACGAGCGAGTCGGGGCCCTCGTCCGGGAGGCGGAGTCGCGAGGTTGCGAACTGTGGGAGCTGCCGTTGCCGGTCATGCAGGGGATCGCCGCCGAGATCGAAGCCGACGTCCACGACGTTCTCTCCCCGGAAGGATCGGTCCGCGCACGGCTGGCGCACGGCGGCCCTGCGCCGCAGCGCGTCGCCGAGCAGGTCGTCCAGCTGCGAGGGGAACTCGCCGCGGCACGCGCGTGGTTGTCCGCGTGCACGCCGCCCCCGATCTACCGGCTGCATGAGGAAGGGAGGTTGCTCGGGCAGACGTGA
- the ybeY gene encoding rRNA maturation RNase YbeY: MRDAVRAALGVAGVREPVEVSVLLTDDATIRAMNRRYRGKDTPTDVLAFPQAEARRGPGPRLLGDVVISLDRAAEQAAQAGHRLADEIALLAVHGTLHLLGFEDDTEAGRRRMWEAQGEILRRLRPARRTSVGEGAPRTGRHG, from the coding sequence GTGCGCGATGCCGTCCGGGCGGCGCTCGGGGTCGCGGGCGTGCGCGAGCCGGTGGAGGTGAGCGTGCTGCTGACCGACGACGCGACGATTCGGGCCATGAACCGCCGCTATCGCGGCAAGGACACACCGACCGACGTGCTGGCATTCCCGCAGGCCGAAGCCCGGAGGGGCCCGGGACCGCGACTGCTGGGCGACGTCGTGATCTCGCTGGACCGGGCCGCAGAGCAGGCGGCGCAGGCCGGCCACCGGCTGGCCGACGAGATCGCGCTGCTGGCCGTCCACGGGACGCTGCACCTGCTCGGGTTTGAGGATGACACCGAAGCGGGGCGCCGTCGGATGTGGGAGGCGCAGGGAGAGATCCTGCGCCGGCTGCGCCCTGCGCGCAGGACCTCCGTGGGCGAAGGCGCACCGCGCACGGGGAGGCACGGGTGA
- a CDS encoding acetylornithine transaminase, whose product MDSQTVLQWTERYLFANYHRAPVAFARGEGVWLWDLDGKAYLDFVGGIAVSSLGHAHPALVRALCEQVERYLHVSNLYHIPEQARAAKLLVEASGLDRAFFCNSGAEANEAAIKLARKWAKSHKGPGAFEIVVTHNSFHGRTLATVAATGNPRYHQGFEPLPQGFRFVAYNDADAAAQAVGDATCAVLVEPVQGEGGVVPAELDYLRALAELCRARNVLLILDEVQTGVGRTGAMFAFQHYGVRPDVVTLAKGLGGGVPVGAVLARDEVAGHFQPGDHGTTFGGNALSSAAVCAVLETIASEGLVANAAAMGQRLVDGLRALAREHEAIEGVRGMGLLVACELRVDAGPIVEACMRRGLLANAVRPRTLRFAPPLIVTASEVDRALAILEEVLVAGR is encoded by the coding sequence GTGGACAGCCAGACCGTTCTGCAGTGGACCGAGCGCTACCTGTTCGCGAACTACCACCGTGCGCCGGTGGCGTTCGCACGCGGCGAGGGCGTTTGGCTGTGGGATCTAGACGGCAAGGCGTACCTGGACTTCGTCGGGGGGATTGCCGTCAGCAGCCTGGGGCACGCCCACCCAGCGCTCGTACGGGCGCTGTGCGAACAGGTCGAGCGCTACCTGCACGTCTCCAACCTCTACCACATCCCCGAACAGGCCAGGGCGGCCAAACTCCTCGTGGAGGCGTCCGGGCTGGACCGCGCGTTCTTCTGCAACAGCGGCGCGGAGGCCAACGAGGCCGCGATCAAGCTTGCCCGCAAGTGGGCGAAGTCCCACAAGGGCCCCGGTGCGTTCGAGATCGTCGTGACGCACAACAGCTTCCACGGCCGCACGCTCGCGACGGTGGCCGCCACCGGCAACCCGCGATACCATCAGGGGTTTGAGCCACTGCCGCAGGGCTTCCGGTTCGTTGCCTACAACGACGCGGACGCCGCCGCGCAGGCGGTCGGCGACGCCACCTGCGCTGTGCTGGTCGAGCCGGTGCAGGGCGAGGGCGGGGTGGTGCCCGCCGAGCTCGACTACCTGCGCGCGCTGGCGGAACTGTGTCGCGCCCGCAACGTGCTGCTGATCCTCGATGAGGTGCAGACCGGAGTCGGGCGCACGGGGGCGATGTTCGCGTTCCAGCACTATGGGGTCCGGCCGGACGTGGTCACGCTGGCCAAGGGGCTGGGCGGCGGCGTGCCCGTGGGCGCCGTACTGGCGCGCGACGAGGTCGCAGGGCACTTCCAACCCGGCGACCACGGGACGACGTTCGGCGGCAACGCGCTCAGCAGCGCCGCGGTGTGCGCGGTGCTGGAGACGATCGCCTCCGAAGGACTCGTGGCGAACGCCGCCGCGATGGGTCAGCGGCTGGTAGACGGTCTGCGGGCGCTCGCGCGGGAACACGAGGCGATCGAAGGGGTGCGGGGGATGGGCCTGCTCGTCGCCTGCGAGCTGCGGGTGGATGCCGGGCCGATCGTCGAGGCGTGCATGAGACGGGGGTTGCTCGCCAACGCGGTGCGGCCGCGCACGCTGCGGTTCGCACCGCCGCTGATCGTGACCGCATCCGAGGTCGATCGGGCGCTGGCAATTCTGGAAGAGGTGTTGGTGGCCGGGAGGTGA
- a CDS encoding arginine repressor codes for MSRERRERAILEIVAGRPVGRQQDLVAALRRRGFDATQATVSRDIKRLGLVKIRDRDGRYRYAAPPSQPRPTPKAQEKLQDAFEEFVTGLDTGEAVLLVKTLSGRANAVAVAIDEAQLPGVAGTVAGDDTIIVVLRTARERGAVMKAFQSLLR; via the coding sequence GTGAGCCGGGAGCGGCGCGAGCGCGCCATCCTCGAGATCGTCGCCGGGCGCCCGGTCGGGCGGCAGCAGGACCTCGTGGCGGCGCTGCGCCGCCGGGGGTTCGACGCGACCCAGGCGACGGTTTCGCGCGACATCAAGCGTCTGGGCTTGGTCAAGATCCGCGACCGGGACGGACGTTACCGCTACGCCGCCCCGCCGTCGCAACCCCGCCCGACGCCGAAGGCCCAGGAGAAACTACAAGACGCCTTCGAGGAGTTCGTCACGGGCCTGGACACCGGGGAAGCCGTGCTGCTCGTGAAGACCCTCAGCGGTCGCGCCAACGCGGTGGCGGTTGCGATCGACGAAGCGCAGCTTCCGGGGGTCGCGGGCACGGTCGCCGGAGACGACACCATCATCGTAGTCCTCCGCACCGCGCGCGAACGCGGGGCGGTGATGAAGGCGTTCCAGTCCCTCTTGCGCTGA
- a CDS encoding HDIG domain-containing protein, with translation MVLRGRTRRLLIFVTLVLALAAVGALQYLPPRVTLREGMVSPYDVTAPRTLEYVNQERTEALRQEAASAIRPIYRLDVAVTAQTERSVRQFFESILALRADRSISDAERRQRFARLGLQNEALAAAQTLSREEIVAVREATLAALHRTLDRGVRPEEVPAAQAQARDLLRDAQLPAGPSSALARFAVARFLRPNLLVDEAATRQARDAARASVEPVRERILRDEVIVRRGDVVSAEQIRKLQALGLASSPMRWDMLAGMVLFMALVVGIAAVYLRKYQPEIWSNDRRLVLLALIVLVMVLATRIIATRLSGFLVPTAAATMLITILLNPRVASFTGGVLAILTGVVGGNDMRLAAVAYVGALVGVFSMRRVQHRTDLAYAGLLVAAANVGVILSVSLIVGATPAQTAMDVGLGVLNGLLAGILAIGALPYLEDLFGLVTPIKLLELSNPSHPLLRRLQLEAPGTYHHTVMVANLAEAAAEAVGADALLTRVGTYYHDVGKLRRPAFFVENQIGGAPNPHEKMSPSLSALTLAAHVRDGLEYARQHRIPKAIADFIPEHHGTSLMTYFYHRASERADGRVEPEAYRYEGPKPQSKETAIVMLADAVEAAVRSLSNPTPDRIREVVRRIIRERLEDGQLDECDLTFRDLDRIAQTFTRMLTSMFHPRIEYPEVSLEAHRRAAQRRSGSQPAQERQSR, from the coding sequence GTGGTTCTGCGAGGGCGCACCCGACGCCTGCTCATCTTCGTGACGCTCGTGCTTGCGCTGGCAGCGGTCGGCGCGCTGCAGTACCTGCCCCCGCGCGTCACCCTGCGCGAAGGCATGGTCAGCCCCTACGACGTGACCGCTCCCCGCACCCTGGAGTATGTCAACCAGGAGCGGACCGAGGCGTTGCGACAGGAGGCGGCGAGCGCGATCCGGCCCATCTACAGGCTCGACGTCGCGGTGACGGCGCAGACCGAACGTTCCGTCCGGCAGTTCTTCGAGTCGATCCTGGCACTGCGCGCGGACCGGTCGATCAGCGATGCAGAGCGCCGGCAACGGTTCGCCCGTCTGGGCCTCCAGAACGAGGCGCTGGCAGCCGCCCAGACGCTTAGCCGCGAGGAGATCGTCGCCGTGCGGGAAGCGACGCTGGCCGCTCTGCACCGCACGCTGGACCGCGGGGTGCGGCCGGAGGAGGTCCCTGCCGCCCAGGCGCAGGCGCGCGACTTGCTCCGCGACGCCCAGCTGCCCGCGGGCCCGAGCAGCGCCCTGGCGCGGTTCGCTGTCGCCCGCTTTTTGCGGCCCAACCTCCTCGTCGACGAGGCGGCGACCCGCCAGGCCCGGGATGCGGCGCGGGCGTCCGTCGAGCCGGTGCGCGAGCGCATCCTCCGCGACGAGGTCATCGTCCGGCGCGGCGATGTGGTCAGCGCAGAGCAGATCCGCAAGCTGCAGGCGTTGGGGCTGGCGTCTTCCCCGATGCGGTGGGACATGCTCGCCGGGATGGTCCTGTTCATGGCCCTCGTCGTCGGGATCGCCGCCGTCTACCTGCGCAAGTACCAGCCGGAGATCTGGAGCAACGACCGGCGCCTGGTCCTGCTGGCGCTCATCGTGCTGGTGATGGTGCTGGCCACGCGGATCATCGCGACGCGGCTGTCCGGGTTTTTGGTTCCCACCGCAGCCGCCACGATGTTGATCACGATCCTCCTCAATCCGCGCGTGGCGTCGTTCACCGGCGGCGTGCTGGCGATCCTGACGGGTGTGGTCGGCGGGAACGACATGCGCCTGGCCGCCGTCGCCTACGTGGGGGCGCTGGTCGGCGTGTTCAGCATGCGCCGCGTCCAGCACCGCACCGACCTCGCGTACGCCGGGCTGCTGGTGGCCGCGGCCAACGTCGGCGTGATCCTCAGCGTGAGCCTGATCGTCGGGGCGACGCCGGCCCAGACGGCCATGGACGTGGGGCTGGGTGTGCTCAACGGCCTGCTCGCCGGCATCCTGGCGATCGGTGCGCTTCCGTACCTGGAGGACCTCTTCGGGCTGGTCACACCGATCAAGCTGCTCGAACTCAGCAATCCCAGCCACCCGCTGCTGCGCCGGCTGCAGCTGGAAGCTCCGGGGACGTACCACCACACCGTGATGGTGGCCAACCTGGCCGAGGCGGCCGCGGAGGCGGTCGGCGCGGACGCGCTGCTGACGCGCGTGGGTACGTACTACCACGACGTCGGCAAACTCCGACGTCCCGCTTTCTTCGTCGAAAACCAGATCGGGGGAGCCCCCAACCCGCACGAGAAAATGTCGCCCAGCCTCAGCGCCCTCACCCTCGCGGCCCACGTGCGCGACGGCCTGGAGTATGCGAGGCAGCACCGCATCCCCAAGGCGATCGCCGACTTCATCCCGGAACACCACGGCACCAGTCTGATGACCTACTTCTACCACCGTGCGTCCGAGCGAGCCGACGGGCGCGTCGAGCCCGAAGCGTACCGTTACGAGGGACCGAAGCCGCAGTCCAAGGAGACCGCGATCGTCATGCTCGCCGACGCGGTGGAAGCCGCGGTTCGATCGCTGTCCAACCCCACGCCGGACCGGATCCGTGAGGTCGTGCGCCGGATCATCCGAGAGCGGCTCGAAGACGGTCAGCTGGACGAATGCGACCTGACCTTTCGCGACCTCGACCGGATCGCGCAAACCTTCACACGCATGCTGACGAGCATGTTCCATCCGCGCATCGAGTACCCGGAGGTGAGCCTTGAGGCGCACCGCCGTGCCGCCCAGCGTCGTAGCGGTTCGCAACCGGCGCAGGAAAGGCAGAGCAGGTGA
- the argB gene encoding acetylglutamate kinase: MNILTLSSHTIGAPLAAALRYVAAWKGRTVVVKFGGSVLDAGGLGTLPEDLVLLQRAGVRPVLVHGGGPEITRMLERLGKPSRFVNGLRVTDAETMDVVEMVLAGRVNKHIVTVLQQAGGQAVGLSGKDAGLLRARRHAPGVDLGYVGEVAGVEPRVVEVLLGAGFLPVIASVGADADGTGYNLNADVAAAALAVALRADKLIVLTDVEGIYREVDGRRELLSELTPDAARTLVTGGVVSRGMIPKVEACLVALDGGVPSAHIISADIPHGLLVELFTQTGVGTMIRSPDGRHTASEA; encoded by the coding sequence ATGAACATCTTGACGCTTTCTTCCCACACGATCGGTGCCCCGCTGGCGGCCGCCCTCCGGTACGTTGCCGCCTGGAAGGGGCGGACCGTCGTGGTGAAGTTCGGCGGCAGCGTGCTGGATGCCGGGGGTCTGGGGACGCTGCCGGAAGACCTCGTGCTGCTCCAGCGCGCCGGAGTTCGGCCGGTGCTCGTGCACGGCGGCGGACCGGAAATCACCCGGATGCTCGAGCGCCTGGGCAAGCCCTCCCGATTCGTGAACGGGCTGCGCGTGACCGACGCCGAGACGATGGATGTCGTCGAGATGGTGCTTGCCGGCCGCGTGAACAAGCACATCGTCACGGTGCTCCAGCAGGCCGGAGGGCAGGCGGTGGGTCTGTCGGGCAAGGACGCCGGACTGCTGCGGGCCCGGCGCCACGCGCCCGGCGTGGATCTCGGATACGTGGGAGAGGTCGCGGGCGTCGAGCCGCGCGTCGTCGAGGTGCTCCTCGGAGCCGGTTTCCTGCCCGTGATCGCGTCCGTCGGAGCGGATGCGGACGGCACCGGGTACAATCTGAACGCCGACGTGGCCGCCGCGGCGTTGGCCGTGGCGCTGCGCGCCGATAAACTGATCGTCCTCACCGACGTGGAAGGGATCTACCGCGAGGTGGACGGCCGGCGCGAGCTGCTGTCGGAGCTCACCCCGGACGCGGCCCGGACGCTCGTCACCGGCGGCGTCGTGTCGCGTGGCATGATCCCCAAAGTGGAGGCGTGCCTGGTGGCGCTCGACGGGGGAGTTCCCAGCGCCCACATCATCAGCGCCGACATCCCCCACGGGCTTTTGGTCGAACTGTTCACGCAAACCGGCGTCGGCACGATGATTCGGTCGCCGGATGGCCGGCACACCGCGTCGGAGGCGTAG
- the argJ gene encoding bifunctional glutamate N-acetyltransferase/amino-acid acetyltransferase ArgJ produces the protein MIAERTGVELIDGDATTPRGFLAAGVHCGIKQHRRDLALLVSQVPATVAGMFTTNRVRAAPVRWCQQVVAGGVAQAVVINSGNANACTGEQGWRDTCEMAEVTGQVLGLPAGHVLVASTGVIGVPLPMAAIRAGIPVAAGELSESGETAAEAILTTDAFRKTAAAVVHLGGRRIHVGGMAKGAGMIHPNLATTLCVLTTDATVPAPVLQQALRRAVDASFNAITVDGDTSTNDTVLVLANAQAGAQPIHEGEALDRFVAALTAVAEHLAKMVVRDGEGATKIARIRIEGARDAAQAKRAAYAVATSLLVKTMLHGGEPNWGRVLAAVGYAGVEVEEARTDIWFGEVQVVRGGIGVSGVFDAATAALRGPEVEIRVSLGIGDGAAAVWTCDLGEEYVRINGSYIT, from the coding sequence GTGATCGCTGAACGGACGGGTGTGGAGCTGATCGACGGCGACGCGACGACGCCGCGGGGCTTCTTGGCTGCCGGGGTACACTGCGGGATCAAGCAGCACAGGCGCGACCTGGCGTTGCTCGTCTCGCAGGTGCCCGCGACCGTGGCGGGTATGTTCACCACGAACCGTGTCCGAGCAGCCCCCGTCCGCTGGTGCCAGCAGGTCGTCGCCGGTGGGGTGGCGCAGGCGGTCGTGATCAACAGCGGCAACGCGAACGCCTGCACCGGCGAGCAGGGCTGGCGCGACACCTGCGAGATGGCCGAGGTCACCGGCCAGGTGCTGGGACTGCCGGCCGGTCACGTGCTCGTGGCCTCGACGGGCGTGATCGGGGTGCCGTTGCCGATGGCGGCGATCCGCGCTGGGATCCCTGTCGCCGCTGGGGAGTTGTCGGAGTCGGGGGAAACCGCCGCGGAGGCGATCCTCACCACCGACGCGTTCCGCAAGACGGCGGCCGCGGTGGTTCACCTGGGCGGACGACGGATTCACGTCGGGGGAATGGCGAAGGGGGCCGGCATGATCCACCCGAACCTGGCGACGACGCTGTGCGTGCTCACGACCGACGCCACCGTTCCCGCGCCGGTGCTGCAGCAGGCGCTGCGGCGTGCGGTCGACGCGTCGTTCAACGCGATCACCGTCGACGGGGACACGAGTACGAACGACACGGTGCTGGTCCTGGCCAATGCCCAGGCGGGCGCGCAGCCCATCCACGAAGGCGAGGCGTTGGACCGCTTCGTCGCCGCGCTGACCGCGGTCGCCGAGCACCTGGCGAAGATGGTCGTGCGCGACGGTGAGGGGGCCACGAAGATCGCCCGGATCCGAATCGAGGGTGCCCGCGACGCCGCCCAGGCCAAGCGCGCGGCGTACGCGGTGGCCACCTCGCTGCTCGTGAAGACGATGCTGCACGGGGGCGAACCGAACTGGGGCCGGGTGCTGGCTGCCGTCGGGTATGCGGGCGTTGAGGTCGAGGAAGCGCGGACGGATATCTGGTTTGGGGAGGTGCAGGTGGTGCGCGGTGGCATCGGCGTCTCCGGCGTCTTCGATGCGGCGACTGCGGCTCTGCGCGGGCCGGAGGTCGAGATCAGGGTGAGCCTCGGCATCGGCGATGGGGCGGCTGCGGTGTGGACCTGCGACCTGGGCGAGGAGTACGTGAGGATCAACGGGAGCTACATCACCTAG
- a CDS encoding acetamidase/formamidase family protein has translation MGRTHFLPADRVHYAWNNRLPPALEVDSGDTVVFDLREVTDNQITPASTADDLTRLDWGRIYPLGGPVAVKGAQPGDVLEVEILDLHPKGWGWTGIIPGFGLLEDEFTRPYLRIWDLSAGDHTTLQETIRIPLDPFCGTMGVAPAEPGEIPVMPPGRFGGNMDIRHLTRGARLLLPVQVEGGLFSCGDCHAAQGDGEVCVTGIEAPMHVALRLWVHKGRSLPEPQFITPGPLTPRYDHKGYYATTGIAADLMEAARKAVRHMIGYLTQTYRLTPEDAYVLCSVAVDLKISEVVDKPNWIVTAYAPLAIFT, from the coding sequence ATGGGACGTACGCACTTCCTGCCCGCCGACCGCGTACACTATGCGTGGAACAACCGTCTGCCGCCGGCTCTGGAAGTGGACAGCGGCGACACCGTGGTCTTCGATCTGCGCGAGGTCACCGACAACCAGATCACCCCCGCCTCTACCGCCGACGATCTCACCCGGCTGGACTGGGGCCGCATCTACCCCCTCGGCGGTCCCGTGGCGGTCAAGGGTGCACAGCCCGGCGACGTCCTGGAGGTGGAGATCTTGGACTTGCACCCCAAGGGTTGGGGCTGGACCGGGATCATCCCCGGTTTCGGGCTGCTGGAAGACGAGTTCACCCGGCCCTACCTGCGCATCTGGGATCTGTCCGCCGGCGATCACACCACGCTGCAGGAGACCATCCGCATCCCGCTGGATCCCTTCTGTGGCACCATGGGCGTCGCTCCGGCCGAGCCGGGCGAGATCCCGGTGATGCCCCCGGGCCGCTTCGGCGGCAACATGGACATCCGTCACCTCACCCGCGGGGCGCGCCTGCTCCTGCCCGTGCAGGTGGAAGGAGGGCTGTTCTCCTGCGGGGACTGCCATGCCGCCCAGGGCGACGGTGAGGTCTGCGTCACCGGCATCGAGGCACCCATGCACGTGGCCCTGCGCCTGTGGGTGCACAAGGGTCGATCCCTTCCCGAGCCCCAGTTCATCACGCCCGGGCCGCTGACGCCGCGCTACGACCACAAGGGCTACTACGCCACCACCGGCATTGCCGCTGACCTGATGGAGGCCGCGCGCAAGGCAGTGCGCCACATGATCGGCTACCTGACGCAGACCTACCGCCTCACACCCGAGGACGCCTACGTTCTCTGCAGCGTGGCCGTGGACCTTAAGATCAGCGAGGTGGTGGACAAGCCCAACTGGATCGTCACGGCCTACGCGCCGCTGGCCATCTTCACCTGA
- a CDS encoding argininosuccinate synthase, translating into MVTTVRKVALAYSGGLDTSVAIPWLRENYGCEVIAVVVDVGQRDDFDGVRRKAIHSGASACYVVDAREAFARDYLFPALRAGAIYEGRYLLGTALARPLIAKVQVQVALETGCDAVAHGCTGKGNDQVRFELAYMALAPHLKIVAPWREWELRSRADEVAYAQRHGIPVPVSPDKPYSVDQNLWHTSYEGGILEDPAAIPPADMFQLTVDPGDAPDAPQFVEIAFEAGLPVAVDGIAMTPASLIASLNAVAGAHGVGRVDMVENRLVGMKSRGVYETPAGTVLMTALRDLEALTLDRETFHFKDAISPRYAQLVYAGQWYSPLRTAFDAFFEASHRWVTGTVTVRLFKGSCIAVSRRSPHSLYSHDLATFERDAVYDQKDAAGFIRLWGLPIRVVASARPEIRDLEIKEPVS; encoded by the coding sequence ATGGTGACCACGGTGCGCAAGGTCGCTCTCGCGTACTCCGGCGGACTCGATACGTCGGTCGCGATCCCGTGGCTGAGGGAAAACTACGGGTGCGAGGTGATCGCGGTCGTCGTGGACGTCGGGCAACGCGATGACTTCGACGGTGTGCGGAGGAAGGCGATCCACAGTGGGGCCTCTGCGTGCTACGTCGTGGACGCCCGCGAGGCGTTCGCGCGCGACTACCTGTTCCCGGCCCTGCGGGCTGGGGCCATCTACGAGGGCCGCTACCTCCTGGGCACGGCGCTTGCCCGGCCGCTGATCGCCAAGGTCCAGGTGCAGGTGGCGCTGGAGACCGGGTGCGATGCGGTCGCGCACGGCTGCACCGGCAAGGGCAACGACCAGGTACGGTTCGAGCTCGCCTACATGGCGCTGGCGCCCCACCTGAAGATCGTCGCGCCCTGGCGCGAGTGGGAACTCCGATCGCGCGCCGACGAGGTCGCCTACGCGCAGCGCCACGGGATCCCCGTTCCGGTCAGCCCGGACAAGCCCTACAGCGTCGACCAGAACCTGTGGCATACGTCCTACGAAGGGGGCATCCTCGAGGACCCCGCGGCGATCCCCCCGGCGGACATGTTCCAGCTGACGGTGGATCCGGGCGACGCTCCGGACGCGCCCCAGTTCGTGGAGATCGCTTTCGAGGCGGGACTGCCGGTGGCCGTGGACGGCATCGCGATGACGCCGGCGAGTCTCATCGCATCGCTCAACGCGGTGGCCGGTGCCCACGGCGTCGGACGCGTCGACATGGTCGAGAACCGGCTCGTCGGCATGAAGAGCCGCGGCGTCTACGAGACGCCCGCCGGAACGGTGCTGATGACGGCGCTGCGCGATCTGGAAGCACTCACACTCGACCGCGAAACGTTCCACTTCAAGGACGCGATCTCGCCGCGGTACGCGCAACTCGTCTACGCGGGTCAGTGGTACTCGCCGCTGCGCACGGCGTTCGACGCCTTCTTCGAGGCATCGCACCGGTGGGTGACGGGCACCGTCACGGTGAGGCTGTTCAAGGGCAGCTGCATCGCGGTCAGCCGCCGTTCGCCACACTCCCTGTACAGCCACGACCTCGCGACGTTCGAACGGGATGCGGTCTACGATCAGAAGGACGCAGCGGGATTCATCCGGCTGTGGGGCCTGCCGATACGCGTGGTGGCCTCGGCGCGTCCGGAGATCAGGGACCTGGAGATCAAAGAACCCGTGTCGTAG